In Fimbriimonadaceae bacterium, the genomic window TGCAGCCACCTAACGATGTCGGGCGCCTTGTGCCATGCATCTACAACCGCCGCCTTGATGTGGCTGATCTGGGCGGGTATGTTCGCTTCCTTAGCGATGAGCTTCAGCTCGTTGAGCGCCTGCATCACGCCGGCCGTGCCGTCCTCGCGAATATGGCTGATATAGACGCCCTTGTGTTTAGCGGCCACCTTCGCTAGCTCGATGAGTTCGACCGTCGTCGCATAGTAGCCAGGGTCGTACTCAAGGCCGGTCGATAATCCGAGGGCGCCCTCCCGCATCGCTTTGTCCACGAGGGCCTTCATCTTCTCGAGTTCGGCATCCCTTGCCCCGCGCTTATAGTCGGTACCCATCACCGCTTCTCGGACCGTACCGTGTCCGCAAAAACTGGCGAAGTTAAGGGTCGGCTTCGAGGTCCGCACCATTTCGAAGAACTTGGCCATCGAGACTTCGTTGCCGCCGTCCTGACCGACCACTGCGGTTGTGATCCCTTGGCGGACTTGGCTTTCGAGCATCGGATCCTTCGCGATTTGCGAATCGGTGTGGGAGTGGGCATCGATGAAGCCGGGAGAGACGACGAGTCCGGCAGCGTCGAGGACCTTCTCTTGACCACGGGCCCGGAGCCTGCCGACCTCCGCGATCCTATCGCCCTCGATGCGAACGTCGAGAACTTGCCCCTTTCGCCCGGTACCGTCGATCACCAGTCCGTTCTTGATCAGGAGCGAGGGAACCTGGTGGCGAGGGGCAAATGCAGCCGGAGCGAGGGCAGCGGCAACCAACAGGAGGAGCAGCCCACGCGTCATTGGAAACGGAAGATACCAGAGCGGAGACACTCGCCCAAGGAAGTGGCGCACTTCGACCGCCGCACGGCAAGCGGCGACGGCCTTGCGTCCCCATTCAAGGGCTTTATCCCATGGCTGCCACGGCTTTTCTCTTGTCCCCAACCTCTTCGCCTGTCGCAATGTTCGTCCACGGCAGTATGGTCGTAAGCCGCGAATGGGCCAACACTTCTTCAATGCAGGAAACTTCGGTTAAGGCACGTGAGGCGAGGACTGGCTCGGTCACACCTGCTGAGGCAAGCGAGCGATTCACGACCCAGCCAAAAGGCGCGATGCCAGCGCGAATCAGGTCGTCGCCGAGCTTCTCTGCTTCGTGGACCGGGGTCGGTTCGGGCAAGGTGACCAGTACAACCTTCGTGAAATGGGGGTCTCGCAATCTTGGCAGAAGCCGTCTGACAGGTTCAGGCGCGTCGCTTTGCGTGCGGGCCACCTCTCGATGGTAAGCCTCCGTGGCATCCATCAATAGGATCGTGTGCCCAGTCGGGGCGGTGTCAATCACGACGAACCGATCTTCTCCTGTCGCCACAGCCTCGGCAAAGGCGCGGAATACCGCGATTTCCTCCGTGCAGGGGGAACGGAGGTCC contains:
- the dag gene encoding N-acyl-D-glutamate deacylase; the encoded protein is MTRGLLLLLVAAALAPAAFAPRHQVPSLLIKNGLVIDGTGRKGQVLDVRIEGDRIAEVGRLRARGQEKVLDAAGLVVSPGFIDAHSHTDSQIAKDPMLESQVRQGITTAVVGQDGGNEVSMAKFFEMVRTSKPTLNFASFCGHGTVREAVMGTDYKRGARDAELEKMKALVDKAMREGALGLSTGLEYDPGYYATTVELIELAKVAAKHKGVYISHIREDGTAGVMQALNELKLIAKEANIPAQISHIKAAVVDAWHKAPDIVRWLQSARREGLDITADVYPYLYWQSSLSALSSDRNWDNREIWIRGLNEIGGPENVLLARYTPDPSWENKSLAELSKLTGKQAPEIIQEILRKTRGPGTKESHSIICKSMLEEDLLVFMKAPWIMYCTDGNHGGSHPRGAGSYPRIFGRYVRELGAVTLEETIRKSTSLPANRFGLKDRGKIEKGMIADLVVFDPKRIADRATVQDPTALAVGIEHVVVNGDLVLESRKMTGARPGLGLKRQAPPAADSRR